In Bradyrhizobium sp. CCBAU 051011, the following are encoded in one genomic region:
- a CDS encoding trypsin-like peptidase domain-containing protein, which produces MTSQLHRLSAIRAVLAGSVPSGHESSAPATDEAVALEADSILQRVSTSLDLEAERRGAVAGSEFAKARSLLIGHGTQALRKLSAGDGPENFSDDEVGSLEAVVQFDGSRPALVLREGAVDSHHPFLGRWANDIGGGVQSIRQCASSVGRLEPSGGGPLDFFGTGFIFDCKAMLIITAGHVLDQIVKRVGRNGSKSGDVLKLGDEVRIDFDGEADSAAKRLLKVEAGVRVGKSADMALLAARPLSEKEDPDHADAEVPASIDTRLVVPPGGKPVPGSLCVIGFPARFAPPRSQPDGHQVDWEWVRHHLTGAAQGVKRLAPGLPLRQPDPNSDGRTFGHDATTAGGNSGSPVIAWKDQHQPAIGVHVSGMTFETNEAEFLASNGEDLNCAMQALRKWRA; this is translated from the coding sequence ATGACTTCCCAGCTTCATCGATTGTCCGCCATCCGCGCCGTGCTGGCCGGCTCCGTTCCGTCCGGGCACGAAAGCAGCGCCCCGGCGACAGACGAGGCAGTCGCGCTCGAGGCGGATTCCATCCTGCAGCGCGTGTCGACCTCATTGGACCTTGAAGCCGAACGTCGCGGTGCCGTTGCTGGATCTGAGTTTGCGAAGGCCAGGTCGCTCTTGATCGGGCATGGGACGCAAGCCCTGCGAAAGCTGTCGGCCGGCGACGGACCGGAGAATTTCTCTGACGACGAGGTCGGTTCTCTCGAAGCCGTTGTGCAGTTCGACGGCTCAAGACCGGCTCTAGTCCTCCGCGAGGGCGCCGTCGACTCGCATCATCCCTTTCTGGGCAGATGGGCAAACGATATCGGCGGCGGTGTACAATCAATCCGTCAGTGCGCGAGCTCGGTCGGTCGGCTCGAACCAAGTGGCGGGGGTCCGCTCGATTTCTTCGGGACAGGGTTCATCTTCGATTGCAAGGCCATGCTCATCATCACCGCCGGCCACGTGTTGGACCAGATCGTGAAGCGCGTTGGCCGCAACGGGTCGAAGTCAGGTGACGTCCTTAAGCTCGGCGATGAAGTCCGGATCGACTTCGATGGCGAGGCTGACAGCGCTGCAAAGCGTCTCTTGAAGGTCGAAGCCGGGGTTCGCGTCGGCAAGTCGGCAGACATGGCGCTGCTCGCAGCGCGTCCGCTGAGCGAAAAGGAGGACCCAGATCACGCAGACGCCGAAGTGCCGGCGTCGATCGACACTCGCCTGGTCGTGCCTCCGGGGGGAAAGCCGGTCCCCGGATCACTCTGCGTGATCGGATTCCCAGCCCGCTTTGCGCCACCGCGGTCTCAGCCGGACGGCCATCAGGTCGATTGGGAGTGGGTGAGACATCACCTGACTGGCGCAGCGCAGGGAGTAAAACGACTGGCGCCGGGACTTCCATTGCGGCAGCCAGATCCGAATTCCGACGGCCGCACCTTCGGTCATGATGCCACGACCGCCGGCGGAAACTCCGGCTCACCGGTGATCGCCTGGAAAGATCAGCATCAGCCCGCGATCGGAGTGCACGTGTCTGGCATGACGTTCGAGACGAACGAGGCCGAATTCCTCGCCTCGAACGGAGAGGATCTAAATTGTGCCATGCAAGCGCTGCGGAAG